The Helianthus annuus cultivar XRQ/B chromosome 11, HanXRQr2.0-SUNRISE, whole genome shotgun sequence region CTACAAATCAAGAAGTACGAGAAAATAACTAAAGTCTTACTTTTGAGAGTAACTCTTGGCTCTCAGGAGGCTGTTTTTCCAAACTTTGAGGCAATATAACAGTAAGCAATTCTGGCATTTCCGCTCTTAGTGCACCTCTGATTACAGCAGCATTAGTTCCAGAAGCTCCTGATGTAAAGATGTGATTTTTCTGCAACACAAAACAAATATGATTTTCATGTGCCAACCACGCAAAACACAAGGGACCCGCTGCGCATATCTACCATACTATTAACGCAATAATACTGCTTACGAAACCATAAACTAATGCATTTTTCAAAAATTGTGGTCAGTCCAATCCAACCAGGCCCATCTTGACAGTTGCTAAAAATCTACACgctttgacccgttacccaacccgCCCATCTTGCGACCTCTAATTAAAGTAGATAAAGTAAAAGcagttacatatatatatatatattacataccgTTATGACCATAGCATAACTAAGAATCTCAATGAGCTCTTGATGCATGAATCCCATATTACGTGTTCCAAAAAAGCCAATGTTGCGTGGCCCTTGTTGCTGAATTGCTAGTAACTCCTGAAACgtaattaaaattaaaacgatCAGAAATATAAAATGCATCCGAATTTCAAAAACCAATCCTGATATTCAACAATAAAAGATTTAGTAATTGAAATTGATTTGAATATGACCCACGAGGCATATCAAAAGTATTATATGTATAACTTTTGTTTATTTTCTCAGTATTATATGTTATTGATTAATTAAACTTAAAATGTTAATACTTCAACCCCCTCCTccatatttttttatttgaatacatttaaaatttaaattaatcTATACAATATAAAATAATTCAAGCTGGCTCGCGAGCTCACGAGCCAAGCCTAGCTCGCGCTCGGCTCGTATGCAGATCGAGTCGAGCCAAGCcagctcgtttacaaccgaggttttttcgagccgagctgtgagctttttgaacacccctagtaaCGGGTCATAGTCATCCAACGCGTATCTTTAATGCATAAAGCCACCCAACAATTTCTGCTAACTATATAAACAATCGACAAGGCACAAGATAAGACAAACCTGTAGGTAATCAACATCAGGGGAAGGTTTATATTCTGAAACAAGAACTGCACCGGACCCTTCCACAACGGTTTGAGCTTGGGTTGGAACTGGAGTTCCAAATTCATCATCAGAACCGAGCATGTTTACTTCATTCCCATCATCAATCTTTAAGCAAACGCCTTGACGTCTTTTATTACCACAAAGCCACTATAAAAACAGAGGGCCCTGGTAGTAAATTATCAGTGAAACCAACTGAGCATTCAAAAAATCATTCAATTACAGCAGTTTCGCTCACTATTTCATTCTGATTACATGTTGACTTTGTATGACCACCTTGTGTACAAGTTTTCATTTGGTTCATTATTATTTAAATGTCAAAtttgtagaaaaaaaaaattctacAATTCAATAAAATATGGAAATATAGTTATCATTTCAAACAATCAGTTTCAAGTGACGAAAACTGCATCCGTCCTATATGCATGTAAATATGTAATCTTGAACAAATCTTGCAACCTAAGACATACAATGCTTCCATAATCTTGAATTTGCCGCAAATAAGTCATTTTAAGAAAACGTATACTTGAAAGGTTATCCCCAACTCTAAATACTCGGATTTATAAAAGCGGGATGACCGGTATCACTGGTATGGCGTAAGGTGCAAGCTCTCACAACCTTATTAATGGTGAACTTTCACATAAACACCAtatctatgttgtcaaaagcgatTTGGGTGCACGCCTAGGTTCTCAGGCGAGGCTAGTCGCAAGGAAAGCGCCTTGCGGCCATCCAGCGCTTCGGTGACGTTCCGATGAGGTTCTAGCCAATTTCTGTAACTTCTGGCAAAAATCTACAAGTTCCAGACAAAATGGTCTGATACATCCAAAAATGACATGGAACCAGCCGAAAATTAGCCCTAAAAAAGCCTAAACAAGTGTAAAATCCCTAAATTGCTCATCTCTGGTCCTCACTTTTTAAGTGCCTTGTGCCTACGCCTAAGTCTCACCAATCACGTCTAGAGTGCGCCTTACGCCTTCGACAACTATGCACCAAAtacatagttgttaatggcgaatagcgacaaatagcgataaggatatgttacatagcgaatagcgataaatagcgggcTGCTATTTTACatatagcgatacactagaaagaaaattttaaaaatttcatacatatattatatcaaaaaacccaggtatatatgctattttacatgtatatttaacaaaaacctaaaatccagctattttatagctatatttaattgctatttatattcaaaaaaaaacaaaaaaaaataaaatgttgcTATTATCGCTACAGCCCTACTAGAGAGCGTCACCTATACGCTACATAGTGCGCTAATGCGATTGCTAcgctcgctattgacaactatgaccAAATAGCGAAGAATTGTGATTTAAGGGCATCAAGTCGAAGTAGTCTGCCTGAACAAATTAACCCAACAATCCCacataacaaacaaacaaacaaaattaacaGAACATTCAATTCatacaaacttaaaaaaaaatacaaggggTAAAGATCCCAAATCAATAACAAAAATCAAGAATTCCATCAAGATCCAACCAAAACCACTCAACCATACAAACCCAAATAAATTTCAACTCACAAATTAATCAAACAACATACCCACCACAAATTACATCAAACCCATAAACAGAAACTCAAAAATCAATTCAAGCAATCATATAACTAAATAGAAAGTAGGGTTTAGCATTTACCTGCTTCCTGTTGAACGGAATTTGTGGACCAGAAACCCTGAAAGAAGAAGATAAACGTGAAGAAGCAGCAGCAGAAGTAGTACAAGGGATCAAAAGAGGCAACAATAACAGCCTCGTGGATGTCATTCTTATTCAATTCCACGATTAAGTTCGCCGGAGAGCAGTCGGGTGTGAGTATTTTCCCCAATTCCACCCGATTTTCCGGTGAATAATATTATCTATTTGGGTTGTGCTCTGCCTGTGCAGCTGTGTGTGTGAAAGCGAAGATAGAGAGGGGTTTGGAATTTTGAGGAGAAAGGGTGTTGTACTTTTTGTATCCTTTCTAATATTATTCATCTTTTATCTATCTTGTATTAATTGTATGTATATTCATCTTTACAAAGTTGACTgctttcattattttattttattcaaaacaacatgataacccACTCAATACAGAATATACAGAGAGTGTGTTTTGTGGGTGAAGttgtttttgaagaaaaaaaaaacaaaccctcttttttttcagactgcagacatttgggcCACATCTTCTtttgcagatgcctgcagatgtggttcgcagactacagacattttacatctgaaaaaacaaacaacacctaattGTATTTCTAAGAGATTATATTTTTAGAAGAGTTTATTGTGCTAACTCAACGGGTTTTTTATCATTAACTTGCACGGTAAAGCCTTTTGAAAACCTCCATTAATTATataaagaaaaggaaaaaaaaaatttaaaaatgtgattagctGCTCCCCACCCCTCCCCCTTTAACGCTCGCCATCAAGATGGCTGAGCAACCATAGCACCCTCCTCTTGGTGGAGCATGGATAGTGTGGGGGGCGTCACctagggatgagcacggtacaTGTTCGGTACAGAACCAATACCGAAAACGGAAAAAAGTGGTAACGGTACCGAATACACCAGTttggtaccgtaccggtaccgaaaaaagGAGAAAATGGGAACCGGTACCGATTCCGAATAACCCGGTACGCTTCAGTAATGATATGATACCGGTTTGGTATCGGtacccggtaccaaatgctcatccctaatgTCACCCAGTTGAGGTGGCTGGGGGCGCTAGCCCACACCACCTGGCCTTAGAGATGTTTCAGGGCCGGCTAACCTGTGATGTCGCACAAGGACCAAATTTTCAAAGCACTCGAAAGGTTTTAAaagcttttatatatatttattatattatatatttagtatatttatTCATTTGTTATGCAAAAAAGTGTTGATGATGGAGTGGAAAAAACCATCTTAAGATAATGTAGAAGTCTTAAGTTCATGTCTTGTCACCACCAGTaaggttttattttttaattcatTCCCCCTTAACCACAAGTTTAGGCCCATTTCTTTCTGTCGACTaaggcccaattttttttgtgagTTCTCATGTACGGCTCTAAGATGTTTATTAATATGTTATGACTAACTGAATAAGTTAATACTAGTATAAACTGAAGCAAGTCAGATTGTTTAAGAGGTTTATTAGACTAACAGCCCTAACAATCAGCTGAGACTTATAATAATGTTAGCCAAGATTTATGCTTAGCTTTAGAATAGAGATTTCCatatttacattttccatatttacCTGTAATCATCTCTATTTATACTCCTTATGTATTCTGCTAATTCATATCAATAAAACACAGAAATCAATATGTTTAATATGGTATCAAGAGCCTGTCTCTGACCCTAGCTGCTGCCTCCTTTTTTTTCTGGCCACCGCCGGACAGCAGCTGTACAGCCGTGAGTAATATCTCCGGCCATCTACTCAACAAACTCTCTCTTTGAACAGCAGCGACACCCATTCCAGTCTTCATTATGGCCACCCTTGCCCTCTTTACCACCCAAGAAAAGACCATTCACAACTCTCACAAGTTCGCCTTTATCCTCTCACCCTCAAATTATGGCTATTGGAAAGCAATGGTCGAACCATTCCTTGTCTCCAATTCCCTGTTTGGTTACATCGATGGTTCCATACCCTGCCCATCACCCAAAGTTTCCGCTGATGCGGCTGCTGCTGATAACCCGAACTACACCCGGTGGATTGCAAATGACGCCCATGTCCGCATGCTTATCATCTCAACCGTGTCTGAAGCCTCCTTCCAACATGTCCAGGGCACTACTTCTAAAGATGTTTGGCTGTCTCTGGAACGCGCCTACGTGCCTCAAACCGCCTCACATGAGTATACCTTGAAGACCCGACTCTTGAAAATAGCTATGAAAGGCGATGAGAAAGCTGTTGACTATTTAACTCGTGCTCAAGAATATGCAACAGCCTTGGCTAACATCGGGGAGCCCCAGAAAGATAAAGATGTGGTGATGCTTACTATTGCGGGTCTTCGGGAGGAGTACAATAGCTTAAAAGGTAATCTACTGGCTCGTAATCCACCTGTTCAGTTTAACGAATTATATGGTTTATTGACCGACCATGATTACATGATTACTAAAAACCAAGAACCACAACCCTCCCTAATACCACAGGCTTACAACAGCACCACAAAACAACCTCCCACCATTAACAACATCCAATCTCAACTCCAAAATCTTCAACTGCTTGCTGCTCAACTTGGCTATCAACTACAGCCTGCTCCTAACACCAACCAGCCGTCCCCAGCCTTCAGCCCACAACCCCAAGCTTACTTTGCCCCACGGTCTTACAACAACAACCGTGGCAATCGACGTGGTACTTATCGTGGCAACTCACGTGCAAATTCAAATCGGGG contains the following coding sequences:
- the LOC110890781 gene encoding uncharacterized protein LOC110890781 isoform X1, whose product is MTSTRLLLLPLLIPCTTSAAASSRLSSSFRVSGPQIPFNRKQWLCGNKRRQGVCLKIDDGNEVNMLGSDDEFGTPVPTQAQTVVEGSGAVLVSEYKPSPDVDYLQELLAIQQQGPRNIGFFGTRNMGFMHQELIEILSYAMVITKNHIFTSGASGTNAAVIRGALRAEMPELLTVILPQSLEKQPPESQELLSKVKNVIEKPHNDHLPLIEASRLCNMDIISQVQQVICFAFHDSRLLMETCQEAKNLRKIVTLFYLD
- the LOC110890781 gene encoding uncharacterized protein LOC110890781 isoform X2; amino-acid sequence: MLGSDDEFGTPVPTQAQTVVEGSGAVLVSEYKPSPDVDYLQELLAIQQQGPRNIGFFGTRNMGFMHQELIEILSYAMVITKNHIFTSGASGTNAAVIRGALRAEMPELLTVILPQSLEKQPPESQELLSKVKNVIEKPHNDHLPLIEASRLCNMDIISQVQQVICFAFHDSRLLMETCQEAKNLRKIVTLFYLD